CTTGGCCCGTATTAAATCGGATCAGAATACGGCGGCCCCCATTCCTCGCGAAGACAACTTCTTAGGAACCGCCGATTACTTAGCTCCAGAGCAAGCCGACAATTGCCACAAAGCCGACCACCGCGTCGATATCTATGGCCTCGGCTGCTCACTCTATTTCTTGCTTACCGGACACGCCCCCTTCCCTGAGGGGAGCATGGCCCAGCGTGTGGCGAAACACCGCAGCGTGATGCCCGACGAGATTCGCAAGTCACGCCCCAACTGCCCTGCCGAGTTGCAGCGAATTTGCGAAAAGATGATCGCCAAGAATCCTGACGAGCGATACTCGGAGGCCCAAGAAGTCGCCCTTGAGCTGCGAAATTGGCTTGAATCGCGGGGAAAAGAACCAACGATCAGCGACGAAAGGCCAGGCTACGCGGTTTTGTCGGTCTCTGCCCAGGCAGCAGCCAACCGAGCGCATGCCGAGCAACAAAGGGGACACGACCGAAAACTCGGCGCTTCGGCGTCTCGCAGTGCCGACCTGAACAATGCCGGCATTTCTTTTCCTCGCGATCGCAAAGATTCTGCTTCTTCTAGCCAGTTCGATCCCGCGCTGGAAGACACCATTGCCAACCGCACGAACGATACCAATCCCCAGTCGCCGAGTTCGCCCAGTAGCCTCCGCCCTGGCAAGCGACGAACTTCGTCTGGCTCTTCTCTGTTTGACTCTCAAGATTTCGTGGATGCTGCGCTCGATGCGAAAGGCTGTCCCTCTGAAATCGATTCTCTTCTTTCCCCTTCGTCGTCGGCGCTTGATCCAAGTGCCACAGCCCTTGATGACACCGTGGGGAAACTGCCAAGCCTTCCCACTCCCTCCCCTGCGGAGACCAGCCTGTCTTCCTACTTCGGTCCTAAGCTCCTGGGGGCACCGGTTCTGATTTGGATTGGTATCCTTGCGTTTGTGCTATCAGTCGGCACCCTTATCGCATTCAGCTTCTAGGCGTCGCTCTTCGGTTGTGTTTCCGGTTGAAAATGGCTCACCCAGCAACCGTCACCCGCCTTGATAAGCGCCCACACCACGGCCAAAAGCACCTCTACAGAGGTATACTGACAGGCCAGCTCGTGCCTCAATTGCCGCCCCGATTCGGGCTAGCAGCCTTGTCAAAGACACACCTAACCTATTTAACAGATGCAACTTATGCAAATTGCTTGAAAACTCCTCTGGATGCGACGTAGGATAAAGTAGAAGTTCAAACGGCCCCAGAGGCCGCTTGGCAATCCCA
The window above is part of the Bremerella cremea genome. Proteins encoded here:
- a CDS encoding serine/threonine-protein kinase, producing the protein MPPVVDALRFIELVRKSKLVAEPVLEQALERLRATHNGQLPADLEKLQAFFVEQNLLSDWHCEKLKNGKYKGFFLSKYRLLKHLGTGGMSSVYLGEHTVMNRKVAIKVLPRSRVNDPAYLARFHMEAQTAALLDHPNIVRAFDIDNEDSTHYIVMEYVPGSDLRQIVREHGAVPFEAAADYIAQAADGLQHAHDTGIIHRDVKPANLLLDERGIIKILDMGLARIKSDQNTAAPIPREDNFLGTADYLAPEQADNCHKADHRVDIYGLGCSLYFLLTGHAPFPEGSMAQRVAKHRSVMPDEIRKSRPNCPAELQRICEKMIAKNPDERYSEAQEVALELRNWLESRGKEPTISDERPGYAVLSVSAQAAANRAHAEQQRGHDRKLGASASRSADLNNAGISFPRDRKDSASSSQFDPALEDTIANRTNDTNPQSPSSPSSLRPGKRRTSSGSSLFDSQDFVDAALDAKGCPSEIDSLLSPSSSALDPSATALDDTVGKLPSLPTPSPAETSLSSYFGPKLLGAPVLIWIGILAFVLSVGTLIAFSF